The proteins below come from a single Sphingomicrobium sediminis genomic window:
- the rplU gene encoding 50S ribosomal protein L21 — protein sequence MFAVVRTGGKQYRVAPGDKIVVEKLAGEAGDEVTLDDVLLAGEGSDLKSTDGLTVAAKIVAQAKGEKVTVFKKRRRHNYRRKRGHRQQHTILEIVSIGGKAAAKKAAPKKAAAKKDDAAPAKKPAAKKAPAKKAAAKKSTKDAAPAKKAATKKPAAKKAPAKKPAAKKTEKK from the coding sequence ATGTTCGCAGTCGTGCGCACCGGCGGTAAGCAATATCGCGTTGCCCCCGGAGACAAGATCGTCGTCGAGAAACTCGCTGGTGAAGCGGGCGACGAAGTCACCCTTGATGACGTGCTGCTGGCCGGCGAGGGTTCGGACCTCAAGTCGACCGACGGCCTCACCGTTGCCGCCAAGATCGTGGCGCAGGCCAAGGGCGAGAAGGTGACCGTTTTCAAGAAGCGTCGTCGCCATAACTATCGTCGCAAGCGCGGCCACCGCCAGCAGCACACGATCCTCGAGATCGTGTCGATCGGCGGCAAGGCAGCTGCGAAGAAGGCAGCGCCGAAGAAGGCCGCAGCCAAGAAGGACGATGCTGCGCCTGCGAAGAAGCCGGCCGCCAAGAAGGCTCCGGCCAAGAAGGCAGCAGCGAAAAAGTCGACAAAGGATGCTGCACCTGCTAAGAAGGCAGCGACCAAGAAACCTGCGGCCAAGAAGGCTCCTGCGA
- the hspQ gene encoding heat shock protein HspQ, with amino-acid sequence MSNLIPTARFGIGDVVKHRLLDFRGVIVDVDPEFANSEEWYEAIPADMRPHKKQPFYHLLAENDETSYVAYVSQQNLVADDEDEEISHPEIGAIFDRFEPGRYRLRAERMQ; translated from the coding sequence ATGAGTAATCTGATTCCCACCGCGCGGTTCGGCATCGGCGATGTCGTCAAGCACCGCCTGCTCGATTTTCGCGGCGTCATTGTCGATGTCGATCCCGAATTCGCCAATAGCGAGGAATGGTACGAAGCCATTCCCGCCGACATGCGCCCGCACAAGAAGCAGCCTTTCTACCACTTGCTCGCCGAGAATGACGAGACGAGCTACGTCGCCTATGTGAGCCAGCAGAACCTCGTCGCCGACGACGAGGATGAAGAGATCAGCCACCCCGAGATCGGCGCGATCTTCGACCGCTTCGAGCCGGGTCGCTATCGCCTGCGCGCCGAACGGATGCAGTAA